The proteins below come from a single Fodinicola acaciae genomic window:
- the purE gene encoding 5-(carboxyamino)imidazole ribonucleotide mutase — MGSDSDWPTMRAAAEALEEFGVGYEAQVVSAHRTPQAMLDYATAAAGRGLRVIIAGAGGAAHLPGMVASATVLPVIGVPVPLKHLDGMDSLLSIVQMPAGVPVATVSIGGARNAGLLAIRILASDDLALRQKMADFQQSLVDMVAAKNAALQKETGNQVAGS; from the coding sequence ATGGGCAGCGACTCGGACTGGCCGACGATGCGCGCGGCCGCCGAGGCGCTGGAGGAGTTCGGTGTCGGGTACGAGGCGCAGGTCGTGTCCGCGCACCGCACGCCGCAGGCGATGCTCGACTACGCGACGGCGGCGGCCGGACGGGGGCTGCGGGTGATCATCGCCGGCGCCGGCGGCGCTGCGCATCTGCCTGGCATGGTCGCGTCGGCGACGGTGCTGCCGGTGATCGGCGTCCCGGTGCCGCTGAAACACCTGGACGGCATGGATTCGCTGCTGTCGATCGTCCAGATGCCGGCCGGCGTACCGGTCGCCACCGTCTCGATCGGCGGCGCGCGCAACGCCGGCCTGCTCGCGATCCGCATCCTGGCCAGCGACGACCTCGCGCTGCGGCAGAAAATGGCCGACTTCCAACAGTCCCTTGTGGACATGGTCGCGGCGAAGAACGCCGCCCTGCAGAAAGA